GGTTTGAGAACCACAGGTATAGAGGGAAGAACAATGGAAGGTGAGTTAAAGGAAATGAGTTATAGTTGTGGTTACTCTTTGTCCAATTTGAATCCAGTCCTTTAGCTTCCGAGTTTCCCCTCTGAGCTCATCCTATTGCTCATCTATGCTCCCTTCCAATTCTGAACTTCTCCAGTTCTAATTGTTTCTCCGAACTTTgagtaagagaaaaaagaagggatGCTGCCATAACGGTTGCAGCCAGCTTGGATACTCACTTTGAGCCCCATGAGGTAGTAGAGGACACTGATGATCATCATGGGGAGGATGTAGACGAGGAAGGAGGTGACCTGGATAATGAAACTGTAGATCCACATGGGCTTAATGATCGTACAGGTGGCAGAGCCCGGGACGAAGGACCCATTGGGGAAGTAGCGGAGCTTGATGCCGTGGATGCTGGTGttgggcagagagaagagaacagATAAGCCCCAAACGATGCCGAGGATTCGGAGGGCCCGCAGCCAGGTGCTCTCCAGCTTGGCGCGGAACGGGTGGAGGGTGGCCACGTATCGCTCCACGCTGACCGTGGTGATGCTGAGGACGGAGGCGAAGCACACCGTCTCAAAGAGGGCCATCTTGAAGTAGCAGCCCACGGGCCCCAAAAGGAAGGGGTAGTTGCACCACATCTCATAGACTTCCAGGGGCATCCCGAGAAGAAGGACCAGGAGGTCAGAGACAGCCAAGCTGAAGAGGTAGTAATTGGTGGGTGTCTTCATAGTCTGGTGCCGAAGAATCACCAAGCACACCAGGAGATTGCCAACGACCCCCACCACAAAAATCAGAGTATACACCACAGACACTGGCAGGAAGAGGTGGCTGCGTGGAGGCCCGCAGAGCAAAGCTAGGTAGTCATCAGTGTTGTTCGGGTATTTCTTGAATGgatcttccagttccttttggtAGATCCAGGAAACATTCTCATGTTTTTCCATCACTGCCGTTAAAATCCAAGACCTGAGCCTCCTGTGGAATGATCCTCTGTCCCAAGCTGagccagaaaagaaagagaaagcaggcaggaaagcacaggctcagtgaaaGAGGCCGGGAGAGGGCTAGAGCTTCAGCAGCATTGGGCTGCTCAGACATCAGATCTCTTCTGAAGAGCCCCCCACCCGAGACAGAAGCCCCGCCCCTCTGCGGGCTGTGGGCCAATGTGTGTGTCAGACACTCAGTAAGAGGACAGCTGGGTGGGGCGTGCTAGCTTCCTGTGCAGGAAGCAGGAGAGGACGGGGAGACGTTTCTCTGAATTGACAGGAGCTGGGAAAGCAGAGCTGTCACAGACGGTGACATTAAGTTAAATAAGGTGTGGGCACTCGGAGCTGTGCATTTTGCAAAGTTTTGGGAATCTGGGTGGAAATACAAATTTAGGTCGCAAGGTCATGTGTAGAAGAGTACAAATCTCCATTGATCCTTGTCACCTGTACAGCATAACAAAAATGGGAGATCAATAGATTTCTCAAGTTATCTTGTTCCATTGGCAACTCGGGGCTCCCTGGGGAAAGTGTGATCAATATGCCTTTTTGGTTTTGATTGTGTCCACGATAGAATCCAACACCTGCATGTCATCTCGCCCTGCCTGCTGTCTGACACTTCAATCTCTTTAGACAGTACCTTGCTGTTGCAAAAGTCAGTAGGatttaaaatcaggaacatcTGTAGAAACCCTGTAAGACTTTGGGAAAGTGACTCCAACTCTCAGAACcacatttccttatctgtaaattggagattcattcattctattttattcaacaaatacttcttgAGGATTTACTGTGTACCAGGTAGTGTTCTAGACTTTGTAGAAACATCAGCGAACAAGCAGGAAAATGTCTCTGCCTACATGGAACTCTTCTTATAATAGGGAATTCTGAAAATGTACAAGCAAACTAATGAATTAATATAATTACAGATCATAATTTTGctgtaaagaaaaagaaggataagGGACCTACAAACATAAGACtggaggcattctttttttttttttaaacaagaatcaCTAGTATCAGGTGAGAATTGTTATTTGTCAATTCCATGTTGAAATGGATTccaggttgactttttttttttttttgaagatgttgggggtaggagtttattaattaattaatttattttttctgtgttgggtcttcagttctgtgcgagggctttctctagttctggcaagcgggggccactcttcatcgcggtgcgcgggcctctcactatcgcggcctctcttgttgcggagcacaggctccagatgcgcaggctcagtagttgtggctcacgggcctagttgctccgcggcatgtgggatcctcccagaccagggcttgaacctgtgtcccctgcattagcaggcagattctcaaccactgcgccaccagggaagccctggaggcaTTCTTTTATCAAGAATGGTCAAAGAAAATTTATCTCAGGAGATGTCATTTGGGCTGAGTTCTGTCAGATGAAAAGTCAAGCATCAAAGAGCTGAGGGAAGTGTATTCCCAGCAAAAGttatagcaagtgcaaaggttcTGATGCAGTAACAAGTCTGATGTGTTTCAGGAACATCAAGAGGGCCAGTATAGCTGGAACTTAATGAGTGGACAGGAGAGTATGAGTGTTTAGACTGAAATGACTGGAAGGGACCAGATTATATAAATTTTTCTAGGATTTGATAGAGTTTGGATCTTATTCAAAATGCAGGGACTTTGGATCTGATTCAAGCTGCAGAGAAAtctttggagggttttgagcaggagGGTTGCTCCTGGGGCCAATAACTCCCCAGTGTCTCTGGACTGTTTCTGCCCATAGATTGAACAGGCTTCCATATTATGGTAGACAATAGAAATGCAGCATGAATTTATCAACAGAGGTAAGTCTGAGCAAACACAGGGCTACCCTCTGTGGCTGAAATCAGGTGGGCCAAGGGGATGTGATATGGGGGTACCAGTGTCATCTGTGAAaatctttcaaattaaaaaaaaacagtagctaatatttattaggcACTTATTCTTCCTAGGcactattgtaaatattttatatatagcacatGCAGTCTGTACAATAATTCTATGAGGTAGGTTCTTTTTTTATGTCTGCATCAcgggtgaggaaacagaggcacacacTTATAGGGCTTGTTCAAGCTCACATAGTGTATCAGGCATTTGGGTTAAGTTATGTTTCAGTAACAAAAATTCCCAAATTTTAGTGCATTAAAGTAAGCAAAGGTTTATTTCCTGCTTATTCTACCTATCCATTCAGGGTTGCCTTGTAGCGTCTGTTATATGTTGTTCTCACATTGGGATGCAGGCTCCAATCTATGCTTACATAATCCCCAAAGGAAGATGCCCAAAGGGGACCTTGGCTCTTGAATTTTCTTCctggaaaagacaaatatcacaacCAATCACATTTCATAGGCCAAATCAAATTACATGGCCACTCCTAACCCCCAAAAGGATAAGAAGAACAATTTTACCATGTGTTTAGGAAGAGCAAACCAACAGTATTTGGCAAACAGAATTAGTGACTGTACATTCTGCCCCTCTGGATACCAAAGATTTAGCTTGTGTTCTTTCTTGCAGGAAAAAATACGCTTCTCCCTGCCCCAACAGAGATGCCTCAACATGCCTATCCAGACACAGCTTTAAGTTAAAAGTCCAGGAACTCTGGGTGATACATGGTATTCTCTCCATCAGATCTACATGTGACTCCTCTTGTCTGTCCCTGAGACCTAGAAACTGAAGGACATGTTACCAGCTCCCCATGTGGATCCTCCCATCTGCTAATAACAGTTTTCTCATTTCCCACCATCTCACCCCTAGACTaatgccttttgttttttttaattgaagtatagttgaattacaatgttgtgtttattactgtaaagtgattcagctatacatatatatacattctttttttttgaagaagaaGAAGCATGCTACAGCCAAGTGGACCAGGAATCCCCT
This window of the Mesoplodon densirostris isolate mMesDen1 chromosome 3, mMesDen1 primary haplotype, whole genome shotgun sequence genome carries:
- the NMUR2 gene encoding LOW QUALITY PROTEIN: neuromedin-U receptor 2 (The sequence of the model RefSeq protein was modified relative to this genomic sequence to represent the inferred CDS: substituted 1 base at 1 genomic stop codon), which gives rise to MEKHENVSWIYQKELEDPFKKYPNNTDDYLALLCGPPRSHLFLPVSVVYTLIFVVGVVGNLLVCLVILRHQTMKTPTNYYLFSLAVSDLLVLLLGMPLEVYEMWCNYPFLLGPVGCYFKMALFETVCFASVLSITTVSVERYVATLHPFRAKLESTWLRALRILGIVWGLSVLFSLPNTSIHGIKLRYFPNGSFVPGSATCTIIKPMWIYSFIIQVTSFLVYILPMMIISVLYYLMGLKLKKDQPLEADEVTANIQRPSRKXVTKMLFALVLVFAICWAPFHIDWLFFSFVEEWTESLAAVFNLIHVVSGVFFYLSSAVNPIIYNLLSRRFRAAFRNVITPSCKQRHSQNHPQGPSVQQNIFLTECHLVELTEDVGPQFPCQLSICSSHFPTALCTGQALRNKLSKS